A window of Vicinamibacteria bacterium contains these coding sequences:
- a CDS encoding 3-ketoacyl-ACP reductase, with product MAVKKKERPTRKKNRAPDRVALVTGGTRGIGLGIARALASEGWNLALGGVRPESSVREVLKELRGVGADVLYCPANLAHARERTRLVEAVVRRYGGLNALVNNAGRAPRVRADILDASEESFEELLRTNLQAPYFLTQHVARLMLERKREHPTTRAAVVFVTSVSGEMASTNRGEYCVSKAGLTMAARLFAARLAKDGIAVYEVRPGIVATDMTAPAREAYDRLIAEGLVPERRWGSPEDVGRVVAALLRGDLPYATGAVIPVDGGLSIPRL from the coding sequence ATGGCTGTGAAGAAGAAGGAGCGACCCACACGGAAGAAGAACCGGGCCCCCGATCGGGTCGCCCTCGTCACGGGGGGCACGCGCGGGATTGGTCTGGGCATCGCCCGCGCTCTGGCCAGCGAGGGCTGGAACCTGGCCCTCGGCGGTGTTCGCCCGGAATCTTCGGTGCGGGAAGTCCTCAAGGAGTTGCGCGGCGTCGGTGCCGATGTTCTCTACTGCCCCGCAAATCTGGCCCACGCACGGGAGAGGACGCGGCTGGTGGAGGCGGTTGTCCGCCGCTACGGCGGGCTGAACGCCCTCGTGAACAACGCCGGCCGGGCGCCGCGCGTACGGGCGGACATCCTGGATGCCAGCGAAGAGAGCTTTGAGGAGCTCCTCCGCACGAACCTCCAGGCCCCGTACTTCCTGACCCAGCACGTGGCCCGGCTGATGCTCGAGCGGAAACGCGAGCACCCCACTACCCGCGCGGCGGTCGTGTTTGTGACCTCCGTTTCCGGGGAGATGGCGTCCACAAACCGGGGGGAGTATTGCGTGAGCAAGGCCGGCCTCACCATGGCGGCACGCCTTTTTGCCGCTCGCTTGGCTAAGGACGGCATCGCCGTTTACGAGGTGCGGCCGGGGATCGTGGCCACGGACATGACCGCACCCGCGCGGGAGGCGTACGACCGGCTCATCGCGGAGGGCCTTGTTCCCGAGCGCCGCTGGGGCAGCCCCGAGGACGTGGGCCGCGTGGTGGCCGCGCTTTTGCGCGGAGACCTCCCCTACGCCACCGGCGCTGTCATTCCCGTGGACGGCGGGTTGTCGATTCCCCGGCTGTGA
- a CDS encoding HEAT repeat domain-containing protein, whose translation MINLFVLLKNLLSILFQPTTGGWEDPSSFQWFAAELEQVSRELGIEFAPRSRSSPSASGTSGDLSVRVQLEWRSTAELLPHRSLLCFFIGGPRIPQGLAFAAQGGSGDDVLTGDTAFDDMVEVRGEPSILLALLDREIRQRVGAFVRGRGRLEAGQLSCCAPTDYSQGAIVRALRLGLWLARALSAPGGGVCERLARNAKLDPHPGVRLLSLSQLLEQFPETAEAREASQEDLKDPSPWVRLAAARFLKEDGLAVLEHLAQDRSIPESAAAEALALLAARYPAARAGPLLVTALKTHSGEARRQAVEELGRIRFGLARGPLMVLLEHADPRTSAAAAAALGAYGDVSVEPALLKAMESDARELRLAAVRALGTVGSAGSVEPLLAFLASRRLDVETRLMIRNAIGAIQSRLAGAAAGQLSLAATPPGGGWLSVAPPGPGPGQLSLVSYRKQG comes from the coding sequence GTGATCAATCTCTTTGTCCTCCTGAAAAACCTTCTCTCCATCCTGTTCCAGCCTACTACAGGGGGCTGGGAGGACCCGTCCAGCTTCCAGTGGTTCGCCGCCGAACTCGAACAAGTGTCCCGCGAGTTGGGGATCGAATTCGCGCCGCGCTCACGCTCGTCCCCATCTGCCTCCGGAACGAGCGGTGATCTCTCTGTTCGTGTCCAGCTGGAGTGGCGGAGCACAGCGGAACTCCTTCCCCACCGGTCCCTGCTGTGCTTCTTCATCGGCGGGCCCCGAATCCCCCAGGGGCTCGCCTTCGCGGCGCAAGGCGGGTCGGGCGACGACGTGCTCACCGGCGACACGGCCTTCGACGATATGGTCGAGGTGCGGGGGGAGCCCAGCATCCTCCTGGCCTTGCTGGACAGGGAGATCCGCCAGAGGGTGGGTGCGTTTGTCCGCGGCCGTGGCCGCCTGGAGGCTGGTCAGTTGTCGTGCTGTGCCCCCACCGACTATTCGCAGGGGGCGATCGTGCGCGCACTGCGCCTGGGTCTGTGGCTGGCGCGCGCGCTATCCGCGCCGGGCGGCGGGGTCTGTGAGCGTCTCGCGCGCAATGCAAAGTTGGATCCCCACCCAGGGGTGCGCCTCTTGAGCCTGTCCCAGTTGCTGGAGCAGTTCCCGGAGACGGCCGAGGCACGCGAGGCCAGCCAGGAGGATCTGAAGGATCCTAGCCCTTGGGTAAGGCTTGCCGCGGCTCGCTTCCTCAAGGAGGACGGCCTGGCTGTCCTTGAGCACCTCGCTCAGGACCGCTCCATCCCCGAGAGCGCTGCCGCGGAAGCTCTGGCGCTGCTCGCGGCCCGCTATCCCGCCGCACGGGCGGGCCCTTTGCTCGTGACAGCGCTGAAGACACACTCGGGCGAGGCGCGGCGACAAGCGGTGGAGGAACTCGGTCGCATCCGTTTTGGGCTGGCCCGGGGCCCCCTGATGGTGCTCCTTGAGCACGCTGATCCGCGGACCAGCGCCGCCGCCGCCGCCGCGCTGGGCGCTTACGGCGACGTCTCCGTCGAGCCAGCACTGTTGAAGGCGATGGAGAGCGACGCCCGAGAGCTCAGGCTGGCAGCGGTCCGAGCGCTGGGAACGGTGGGCAGTGCGGGGTCGGTCGAGCCCCTTCTCGCCTTCTTGGCGAGCCGGCGTCTTGATGTGGAGACCCGCCTAATGATTCGGAATGCAATCGGAGCCATCCAGTCGCGGCTCGCCGGGGCCGCGGCCGGTCAGCTCTCGCTCGCGGCCACGCCGCCCGGGGGTGGATGGCTCAGCGTGGCCCCGCCGGGCCCGGGGCCCGGGCAGCTGTCGCTGGTCTCTTATCGGAAGCAGGGCTGA
- a CDS encoding glycosyl hydrolase: MLRFDRPRTPSELLPKVERLFALSAEKIRSLEKTWDPAAGAPVFTVDGRYRARGWTEWTQGFQFGSALLQFDATGEREFLELGRAQTVERMAPHLTHMGVHDHGFNNVSTYGTLWRLAREGRLEAGAWEASFYELALKVSGAVQARRWTRIRGGGFIHSFNGAHSLFVDTVRSLRALGLAHLLGHQLREDQDESVSLLERLIQHARTTAEYSVYYGRGRDRFDVRGRVAHESLFNPANGTYRGPSTQQGYSPFTTWTRGLAWAMLGFAEQLEFLATLADDDLASLGGRAPIEVLMLNAARATSDFYVEAAAAADGVPYWDTGAPGLLAVPEWSTRPADPFNDHEPVDSSAAVIAAQGLLRLGRYLARRGEDGTRYEQAGLRTLDALFDPSGPYLSTDPGHQGLLLHSVYHWPNAWDHVPPRARTPRGESSQWGDYHAREAALYLQRLAGKGPYLAFFGPP, encoded by the coding sequence ATGCTCCGCTTTGATCGCCCCCGCACACCGTCGGAACTGCTGCCGAAGGTCGAGCGGCTGTTCGCGCTCTCCGCGGAGAAGATCCGTTCCCTGGAGAAGACCTGGGATCCCGCAGCGGGGGCACCCGTCTTCACGGTGGACGGGCGCTACCGGGCGCGGGGATGGACGGAGTGGACGCAGGGCTTCCAGTTCGGCTCCGCGCTGCTGCAGTTCGACGCCACTGGGGAGCGGGAATTCCTCGAGCTGGGCCGGGCCCAAACCGTGGAGCGGATGGCGCCCCACCTCACGCACATGGGGGTGCACGACCACGGTTTCAACAACGTGAGCACCTACGGGACTCTCTGGCGCCTGGCAAGGGAAGGACGGCTGGAGGCGGGGGCCTGGGAAGCAAGCTTCTATGAGCTGGCGCTCAAGGTCAGCGGTGCCGTGCAGGCCCGGCGCTGGACTCGCATCCGGGGCGGCGGCTTTATCCATTCCTTCAACGGCGCCCACTCGCTATTTGTGGACACCGTCCGCTCTCTGCGCGCCCTGGGGTTGGCCCATCTCCTCGGCCATCAGCTGCGGGAGGACCAGGATGAGAGCGTGAGCCTGCTGGAGCGGCTCATCCAGCACGCCCGCACCACCGCCGAGTACAGCGTCTATTACGGCCGGGGGCGGGACCGCTTTGACGTGCGGGGCAGGGTGGCCCACGAGAGCCTCTTCAACCCCGCCAACGGGACCTACCGGGGCCCGAGCACGCAGCAGGGCTATTCGCCCTTCACCACCTGGACGCGCGGCTTGGCCTGGGCGATGCTCGGTTTCGCTGAGCAGCTCGAGTTTCTGGCCACGCTGGCCGACGACGACCTCGCTTCCCTGGGGGGGCGCGCCCCTATCGAGGTGTTGATGCTGAACGCGGCGCGCGCCACCAGCGACTTTTACGTGGAAGCCGCAGCCGCCGCGGACGGGGTCCCCTATTGGGACACGGGTGCGCCCGGCCTCCTCGCCGTTCCCGAGTGGAGCACCCGCCCCGCCGACCCCTTCAACGACCACGAGCCCGTGGACAGCTCGGCCGCGGTCATTGCTGCTCAGGGCCTGCTCCGGCTGGGGCGGTACCTCGCCCGCAGAGGCGAGGACGGCACGCGCTACGAGCAGGCAGGCCTGCGGACCCTCGACGCCCTTTTCGACCCGAGCGGTCCCTACCTGAGCACGGACCCGGGGCACCAGGGCCTCTTGCTCCATTCCGTCTACCATTGGCCCAACGCCTGGGACCACGTCCCGCCCCGGGCGCGCACCCCGCGCGGCGAGTCGAGCCAATGGGGCGACTACCATGCTCGGGAGGCTGCTCTCTACCTGCAGCGGCTCGCGGGCAAGGGACCCTACCTCGCCTTTTTCGGACCTCCCTGA
- a CDS encoding putative metal-dependent hydrolase gives MLDPVVDQPDKVRYPVGDFGLDPEVTTSKRARWLQQMAEMPAGLAAALSGLDDRQLGTPYREGGWTPRQVVHHLADAHMNGFVRFKLALTEDLPPIKTYEETLWAETADGRDAPVEVSVRLLTALHQRWTILLASLSERQFDRAFTHPQRGLMTIDKAIQLYAWHGIHHTAHIAGLRARQGW, from the coding sequence ATGCTTGATCCGGTTGTAGACCAACCCGACAAGGTCCGGTATCCAGTGGGTGACTTTGGGCTCGACCCCGAGGTCACCACATCCAAACGCGCGCGCTGGCTTCAGCAGATGGCGGAGATGCCGGCGGGCCTCGCGGCTGCCCTCAGCGGGCTCGACGATAGGCAGCTAGGGACCCCCTATCGAGAGGGCGGCTGGACTCCCCGACAGGTGGTCCATCACCTCGCCGATGCCCACATGAACGGCTTCGTGCGGTTCAAGCTCGCGCTCACCGAAGACCTGCCGCCGATCAAGACGTACGAGGAGACTCTCTGGGCCGAAACCGCGGACGGCCGTGACGCCCCCGTGGAAGTCTCGGTTCGGCTCCTGACGGCTCTCCACCAACGCTGGACGATTCTCTTGGCGTCTCTCTCCGAGCGGCAGTTTGACCGCGCCTTCACCCATCCCCAACGGGGCCTCATGACGATCGACAAAGCAATTCAGCTCTACGCCTGGCACGGTATTCACCACACTGCGCACATCGCCGGCCTTCGTGCTCGTCAGGGGTGGTGA
- a CDS encoding Hsp70 family protein has protein sequence MSHWALDLGTTNTGLARWDEASGQPQLVELPGICRKPRGDDRLEAPLLVPSVVEILPPSSLFDRLGTWPPLERHLLLGRTALIGRPALERNQGIADPAFVPGFKAALSSEPLRPLARAGHRVITAHVAARAFLRELLAEVKRETGRRIRDLVVTMPVDAYEGYRAHLEEILRAVGVRRLRFLDEPLAAALGYGLRLAAERTVLVVDIGGGTMNVALVRLEAARMEQGRAEVLAKQGLTCGGNTVDSWILELVGRRMGFALEELSDEEEMRLWRRLMLAEACRVKEAVFVEPSAEFLLTPPGLSRRLRPGAPGVRPAQFTRDDLVQVLRENGFYTALSGSIERVLAEAPSGPLPVEAVQDILVVGGSTLLPGVFPILEERFGRHRVRAWQPFEAVAFGAASFAADKYSQLDFIVHDYAFLTHDARTHEPVYTVVVPRGTPFPTPLDLWKGQLVPTCSLGAPETLFRLVVCEIGRADGSGRRFGWDAAGDLYKVGGEAGSDGRVVVPLNEASPTLGHLDPPHSPRDHRPRLEISFGVDADRWLVASVLDLQTRRLLLDAQPVVRLL, from the coding sequence ATGAGCCATTGGGCTCTGGACCTCGGCACGACCAACACCGGCCTCGCGCGATGGGACGAGGCGAGCGGCCAGCCGCAGCTCGTGGAGTTGCCCGGGATCTGCCGGAAGCCTCGGGGCGATGATCGGCTGGAAGCGCCCCTTCTCGTTCCTTCGGTCGTAGAGATCCTGCCCCCGTCCTCGCTCTTCGACCGCCTGGGGACTTGGCCGCCCCTGGAGCGCCACCTGCTCCTCGGGCGCACGGCGCTCATCGGTCGACCGGCGCTCGAGCGGAACCAGGGCATTGCCGATCCCGCATTCGTGCCGGGGTTCAAGGCCGCCTTGTCCTCTGAGCCGCTCCGCCCCCTGGCGCGAGCGGGACACCGGGTCATCACCGCTCACGTAGCCGCGCGCGCTTTCCTGCGGGAGCTGCTGGCGGAGGTGAAGCGGGAAACCGGGCGCCGCATCCGGGACCTCGTGGTCACGATGCCTGTCGACGCCTATGAAGGCTACCGCGCGCACCTCGAGGAAATCCTGCGGGCGGTCGGCGTGCGACGACTGCGCTTCTTGGACGAGCCGCTCGCCGCCGCCCTGGGCTACGGTCTCCGGCTGGCCGCCGAGCGCACCGTGCTGGTGGTCGACATCGGCGGCGGAACCATGAACGTCGCCCTGGTGCGCCTGGAGGCGGCCCGGATGGAGCAGGGAAGGGCCGAGGTCCTGGCCAAGCAGGGCCTAACGTGCGGCGGCAACACGGTCGACAGCTGGATCCTGGAGCTCGTCGGGCGCCGCATGGGCTTTGCGCTGGAAGAGCTGTCCGATGAGGAGGAGATGCGACTGTGGCGCCGGCTGATGCTGGCCGAGGCCTGCCGGGTCAAGGAGGCCGTGTTCGTGGAGCCGTCGGCGGAGTTCCTGCTCACGCCCCCGGGTCTGAGCCGCCGCCTCCGACCCGGTGCGCCCGGGGTCCGGCCCGCTCAGTTCACGCGTGACGACCTCGTCCAGGTCCTTCGGGAAAACGGTTTCTACACGGCCTTGTCCGGCAGCATCGAGCGCGTGCTTGCCGAAGCACCCTCCGGACCCCTCCCCGTCGAGGCCGTACAGGACATCCTTGTCGTGGGCGGATCCACGCTTCTGCCCGGTGTCTTCCCCATCCTGGAGGAGCGCTTCGGACGCCATCGCGTCCGGGCCTGGCAGCCGTTCGAGGCGGTCGCCTTCGGGGCGGCGTCCTTCGCGGCCGACAAGTACAGCCAGCTCGATTTCATCGTGCACGACTATGCCTTTCTCACCCACGACGCGCGCACTCATGAGCCCGTCTACACAGTGGTCGTCCCTCGTGGGACGCCGTTCCCCACCCCCCTCGACCTCTGGAAGGGACAGCTGGTCCCCACGTGCTCCCTGGGTGCGCCGGAGACCCTCTTCAGGCTCGTGGTGTGCGAGATCGGCCGCGCCGATGGAAGCGGTCGGCGCTTCGGGTGGGACGCCGCGGGTGACCTCTACAAGGTCGGCGGCGAGGCGGGCTCCGACGGTAGAGTGGTCGTGCCCCTGAATGAGGCGAGCCCTACTCTCGGCCACCTGGATCCCCCCCATTCTCCTCGCGACCACCGGCCGAGGCTCGAGATTTCCTTTGGCGTCGACGCGGACCGGTGGCTGGTGGCGTCCGTTCTCGACCTCCAGACGCGACGTCTTCTACTGGACGCTCAGCCCGTCGTGCGACTGCTTTAG